A region from the Tachyglossus aculeatus isolate mTacAcu1 chromosome Y4, mTacAcu1.pri, whole genome shotgun sequence genome encodes:
- the LOC119946778 gene encoding basic proline-rich protein-like — protein MRGGFEPPLGSPPTGSGAPVLAGVRPSVTVPGLAHVPPSRPRPGDPRAHFTSSSGARGSPGPQRGLLRPGAGGGIGAAVSPSPVSSPAGGGWKVHLTELPAHWGNFQPPPPAPRPKLGFLVPRPPVSAPVTPLPPGDYFPFPTGPGPGALRPPGPPHPPRRAPPGPSRSVQGPVLRPGVSPLQPVADSGCVGGGQGRKTDASRPRPGPSQAMCPATGRPQAEADRRAGEAGPGEERGGGSKVTAPTHRPTPQPSRNRARALGLSATEELMRAGEEAERRPGRAGPSHAPRGGGVSVCVRVSACVRARVRRLEAEGQGDGGARACAPPGSQGPPEEEEGHLLIANDPRERGISSEMKQVDVGGRPGGLNVLPSLSVTGSGFGRGAALGHGPTGLGPGGHHAEHLPALAPAGTEEICVCPSQPHPPTQLGGRLSLARAPLATGVAGGKAGLRVTPGLRGSPPLRGLGRTPHPPGPSALSRRPAGRSRLGPEVAGQAEPAWQGCGPNSRPTFGEPNRPPAANPQKAGSPFLASFLPVADDDTATATTGDSLFLPRARAPRPPSDPGGGGPSTARAAAGPPIRPSGRPSAGPVVRPPRPRAVLSFRTPVRSGPARAPASLPAAGPLNRSHPNGGPQNEEREGGHLKGRPPGVSPVKTIHMEEVGIPCVSHIHPSPSL, from the exons ATGAGGGGAG GTTTCGAGCCGCCCCTCGGGAGCCCCCCAACCGGCTCCGGGGCTCCCGTTCTGGCCGGTGTCCGTCCGTCTGTGACGGTTCCCGGCTTGGCCCACgtgcccccctcccgcccccggcccg GAGACCCACGCGCCCATTTCACTTCCTCCTCCGGGGCCCGAGGGTCCCCGGGTCCCCAGCGCGGCCTGCTCcgaccgggggcggggggcgggatcgGGGCTGCGGTGAGCCCCAGCCCCGTCTCCTCCCCCGCCGGGGGCGGCTGGAAAGTTCACCTGACGGAGCTGCCTGCGCACTGGGGAAATTTccagccgcccccccccgccccccgccccaagctGGGGTTTCTG GTTCCCCGACCGCCGGTTTCGGCCCCGGTGACGCCACTTCCCCCGGGCGACTACTTCCCTTTTCCCACGGGGCCGGGCCCCGGCGccctccggccccccggccccccacatcCCCCCCGTCGGGCTCCTCCCGGCCCCTCCCGGTCCGTCCAGGGCCCGGTCCTCCGGCCGGGAGTCTCGCCCCTCCAGCCGGTCGCTGATTCAGGCTGcgtggggggcgggcaggg CCGTAAGACGGACGCaagccgcccccggcccggcccgtcccAGGCCATGTGTCCGGCGACGGGCCGCCCGCAGGCGGAGGCCGACCGAAGGGCAGGAGAGGCCGGGCCAGGAGAGGAGCGGGGCGGAGGGTCAAAGGTCACCGCGCCCACACACCGCCCCACCCCGCAGCCCTCCCGCAACCGGGCCCGGGCGCTCGGCCTCTCGGCCACGGAGGAGTTAATGAGAGCcggcgaggaggcagag cgccggccgggccgggccgggcccagcCACgccccccgggggggcggggTCTCTGTGTGCGTGCGCGTGAGCGCctgcgtgcgcgcgcgcgtgcgccgaCTGGAGGCCGAGGGACAGGGagacgggggcgcgcgcgcgtgtgCGC CGCCTGGGTCCCAGGGTccacccgaggaggaggaggggcacctCCTAATTGCTAATGACCCCCGGGAGAGGGGCATT TCATCTGAGATGAAACAGGTGGATGTGGGGGGAAG GCCGGGCGGCCTTAACGTGCTTCCGTCTCTGTCCGTCACTGGCAGTGGGTTCGGACGCGGGGCGGCCCTGGGACACGGACCGACGGGCCTAGGGCCGGGGGGCCACCACGCCGAGCACCTGCCGGCCTTGGCCCCGGCTGGGACGGAGGAAATCTGTGTCTGTCCGTCCCA gcCCCATCCCCCAACGCAG CTCGGCGGCCGCCTGTCATTGGCGCGGGCGCCCCTGGCAACGGGCGTGGCGGGCGGGAAGGCGGGGCTACGG GTAACACCCGGTCTCCGGGGCTCCCCGCCCCTCCGGGGGCTCGgccgcaccccccacccccccgggcccTCGGCCTTATCTCGCAGGCCGGCAGGCCG GTCCCGGCTGGGGCCCGAGGTGGCCGGACAGGCTGAGCCAGCCTGGCAGGGCTGCGGGCCCAACAGTCGCCCTACCTTCGGGGAGCCCAACCGCCCGCCCGCCGCGAACCCCCAAAAGGCCGGATCCCCTTTCCTCGCCTCCTTCCTCCCG GTGGCTGATGATGACACCGCCACCGCCACCACCGGGGACTCGCTATTTctgccccgggcccgggcccctcgGCCTCCCTCGGACCCCGGGGGGGGCGGCCCCTCGACGGCTCGAGCCGCCGCTGG GCCCCCCATCCGTCCGTCGGGCCGTCCGTCG GCTGGCCCGGTTGTCCGCCCTCCCCGGCCCCGAGCGGTCCTTTCCTTCCGGACCCCGGTgcggtccggcccggcccgggcccccgcctccctcccggcCGCGGGCCCTTTAAATCGCTCCCACCCCAACGGGGGCCCCCAGAATGAGGAGCGGGAGGGGGGGCATTTAAAGGGACGAC ccccgggGGTGTCCCCGGTCAAGACGATCCATATGGAGGAAGTTGGGATTCCCTGCGTCTCCCAcattcaccccagcccttccCTCTGA